In a single window of the Carnobacterium gallinarum DSM 4847 genome:
- a CDS encoding biotin--[acetyl-CoA-carboxylase] ligase, translating into MSTKEKVLTYIQKAYPEAISGQLICDDLQVSRTAVWKAIQTLKEEGYAIHSQGKNGYQFLVPPVVKETIQERLQTDLIGKKLTIVPTISSTNTVAKQTADYLPEDGAVLIAEEQTTARGRLGRNWNSLKGKTVSLSITLTPKIAPTSASLITQIVAAAFIEASKNSLPVKIKWPNDIVINGQKLCGILTEMSAELTQIHYVVVGIGMNTNLVKEDLPIDLQEKATSLAIQLGHEIDPNPLISDFLTHFEKLYQEFIQTGSTKAFLDICCEHSAVLGKEIYVLTKKEKKLAYAKTIDDEGQLLVQYQGSSELIPLFAGEISIRGLDGYI; encoded by the coding sequence ATGTCTACTAAAGAAAAGGTGCTAACCTATATTCAAAAAGCCTATCCTGAGGCAATATCTGGACAATTAATTTGTGACGATTTGCAAGTTTCAAGAACAGCTGTTTGGAAAGCCATTCAAACCTTGAAAGAAGAAGGTTACGCTATTCACTCACAAGGGAAAAATGGCTATCAATTTTTAGTTCCCCCAGTTGTGAAAGAAACCATTCAAGAACGCTTACAAACCGACTTAATTGGAAAAAAATTAACCATTGTGCCAACTATTTCTTCTACAAATACAGTTGCTAAGCAGACGGCTGATTATCTTCCAGAAGACGGCGCCGTTTTAATTGCAGAGGAACAAACTACTGCGCGAGGACGTTTAGGACGAAATTGGAACTCCCTAAAAGGCAAAACGGTTTCTCTTTCTATTACTTTAACACCAAAAATTGCCCCAACAAGTGCCAGCTTAATTACCCAGATTGTAGCTGCTGCCTTTATTGAAGCAAGTAAAAATAGTTTACCTGTCAAAATAAAATGGCCCAATGATATCGTAATCAATGGCCAAAAGCTTTGTGGTATTTTAACTGAAATGAGCGCTGAATTAACACAAATTCATTATGTAGTTGTCGGAATTGGGATGAATACTAATTTAGTAAAAGAAGATTTACCAATAGATTTGCAGGAAAAAGCTACTTCATTAGCGATTCAACTTGGTCATGAAATCGACCCAAATCCTTTAATTAGCGATTTTTTAACTCACTTTGAAAAACTTTATCAAGAATTCATTCAAACTGGATCAACAAAAGCCTTCTTAGATATTTGTTGTGAGCATTCCGCGGTACTAGGAAAAGAAATTTATGTCCTTACTAAAAAAGAGAAAAAATTAGCCTATGCAAAAACAATTGATGACGAAGGTCAACTTTTAGTTCAATATCAAGGTTCATCCGAGCTTATCCCTTTATTTGCTGGTGAAATTTCAATTAGAGGCTTAGATGGCTATATTTAA
- a CDS encoding Cof-type HAD-IIB family hydrolase — translation MIKLIAIDIDGTLLTSEHQLSENVCLAIQAAKNQGVKIVLCTGRPIVGVMPYLEKLGLREATDIAITQNGALVQETASEKVLSHLTIELNQLKKIEQFAKNQKAQLTFFDDQHMYSLHPEPSQLVLDDAKILHTDLRQVTREELTEEMLLTKAMFLGTPLEIDHLLADLPTDFLAEFYCVRSVPYNFEFLNPAASKGEALRLLAESLNLTAEEVMAIGDAENDRSMLEYAGNSVVMANALPEIQALATFVTKSNDESGVAYAIEELVLKK, via the coding sequence ATGATTAAGTTAATTGCGATTGATATTGATGGTACACTTTTAACAAGCGAACATCAATTAAGTGAAAACGTTTGTTTAGCGATTCAAGCAGCGAAGAATCAGGGAGTTAAGATTGTTTTATGTACTGGTAGACCAATTGTTGGGGTTATGCCTTATTTGGAAAAACTTGGTTTAAGAGAGGCGACAGACATTGCTATTACACAAAATGGAGCGTTAGTTCAAGAAACAGCTAGTGAAAAAGTACTTTCTCATTTAACTATCGAATTAAATCAATTAAAAAAAATTGAACAATTTGCGAAAAATCAAAAGGCACAATTAACTTTTTTTGATGATCAACATATGTATAGTCTACATCCAGAACCTAGCCAATTAGTGTTGGATGATGCTAAGATTCTTCACACGGACCTACGTCAAGTAACAAGGGAAGAACTTACGGAAGAAATGCTTTTAACCAAAGCGATGTTTTTAGGAACACCACTAGAAATTGATCACTTGTTAGCTGATTTACCTACTGATTTTTTAGCGGAATTTTACTGTGTACGTAGTGTTCCATATAATTTTGAATTTTTAAACCCAGCAGCTAGTAAAGGAGAGGCATTGCGCTTATTAGCGGAATCTTTAAACTTGACTGCTGAGGAAGTAATGGCGATTGGAGATGCAGAAAATGATCGTAGTATGTTGGAATATGCAGGCAATTCAGTAGTAATGGCTAACGCTTTGCCAGAGATTCAAGCATTAGCAACGTTTGTTACTAAATCAAATGACGAGTCTGGAGTTGCTTATGCAATTGAAGAACTCGTTTTAAAAAAATAA
- a CDS encoding alpha/beta hydrolase, whose amino-acid sequence MKTRYKVGISSLVVLIFIIIGGFYFLMQTTYLPSKAALTTLQTTDSIKVIQTKNVTVFEPISMPKPISVLFYQGALVDEASYGIWAKQLAEAGYSTYLIHQPLNLAVLGENRAETILADYPITNYVIGGHSLGGVMASRFAHNHLDDSLKGVFFLASYPDKKGTLATSKLPVLSLTGSNDGVLDWESYESSKAYLPTSTQFKTIEGGNHAGFGSYGDQKGDSKATISNQQQQQVISQDLISWLNQL is encoded by the coding sequence ATGAAAACTAGATATAAAGTTGGAATCAGTAGTCTGGTTGTCCTTATATTCATAATAATTGGTGGCTTTTACTTTTTGATGCAAACAACCTATTTACCAAGTAAAGCTGCTTTAACAACCTTACAAACAACCGATTCTATCAAAGTAATCCAAACTAAAAATGTAACAGTATTTGAACCTATATCCATGCCTAAACCTATTTCAGTTCTCTTTTATCAAGGAGCACTAGTAGATGAAGCTAGCTACGGTATCTGGGCAAAGCAACTAGCTGAAGCAGGCTACTCTACTTATTTAATTCACCAACCTTTAAATCTTGCTGTTCTAGGTGAAAATCGTGCTGAAACTATCTTAGCAGATTATCCCATTACTAATTATGTGATTGGTGGACATTCTTTAGGAGGAGTTATGGCCAGTCGTTTTGCTCATAATCATTTAGATGATTCATTAAAGGGGGTCTTCTTTTTAGCAAGCTATCCCGATAAAAAGGGAACATTAGCGACCAGTAAATTGCCTGTTCTTTCCCTAACTGGATCAAATGATGGTGTACTAGATTGGGAAAGTTATGAATCAAGCAAAGCTTACTTGCCCACTTCGACTCAATTTAAAACAATTGAGGGTGGCAATCACGCTGGATTTGGTAGCTATGGAGATCAAAAAGGCGATTCTAAGGCAACAATTTCTAATCAACAACAGCAACAAGTAATCAGTCAAGACTTGATTAGTTGGCTGAATCAACTTTAA
- a CDS encoding aspartate-semialdehyde dehydrogenase — protein sequence MSGYHVAVLGATGAVGTKMLEMLEEATFPIASVKLLASKRSAGKVLSFKGQDIVIEETIPDSFVGVDIALFSAGGSISKEFAPEAVKRGAVVIDNTSAYRMDVDVPLVVPEVNEAALHTHQGIIANPNCSTIQMMVALEPVRKKYGLSRIIVSTYQAVSGAGISAINELKEQAQQMLNDEPVEAHILPAGGDKKHFPIAFNALPQIDVFSDAGYTYEEWKMMNETKKIMEDETIKVAATCVRIPVVSGHSESVYFEVKDNSATVFGIKHELEHAPGVILQDDPESQLYPTALTSVGKKETFVGRLRKDLDEELGFHMWVVSDNLLKGAAWNSVEIAESLHKLDLVRVPK from the coding sequence ATGAGTGGATATCATGTAGCAGTTTTAGGGGCAACTGGAGCAGTAGGCACAAAAATGCTAGAAATGTTAGAGGAGGCGACTTTTCCGATTGCTAGTGTAAAATTATTAGCGTCAAAACGTTCAGCAGGAAAAGTGTTGTCATTTAAAGGGCAAGATATTGTGATTGAAGAAACAATTCCAGATTCCTTTGTGGGAGTAGATATTGCTTTATTTAGTGCAGGAGGTTCTATTTCAAAAGAATTCGCTCCAGAAGCAGTGAAACGTGGAGCAGTTGTGATCGACAACACAAGCGCATATCGTATGGATGTAGACGTACCTTTAGTTGTGCCAGAAGTAAATGAAGCAGCTTTACACACTCATCAGGGGATTATTGCAAATCCAAACTGTTCAACGATTCAAATGATGGTTGCGTTAGAACCTGTTCGTAAAAAATATGGGTTAAGTCGTATTATTGTATCCACTTATCAAGCGGTTAGTGGGGCTGGAATCTCGGCAATTAATGAGTTAAAAGAACAAGCTCAACAAATGCTAAATGATGAACCGGTTGAAGCACATATTTTACCTGCCGGTGGAGATAAAAAACATTTTCCAATTGCATTTAATGCATTGCCACAAATCGATGTATTCAGTGATGCAGGTTACACTTACGAAGAGTGGAAAATGATGAATGAAACAAAGAAAATCATGGAAGATGAAACGATTAAAGTAGCTGCTACTTGCGTCCGTATTCCAGTAGTTTCAGGTCATTCTGAATCGGTTTATTTTGAAGTAAAAGATAATTCAGCAACTGTTTTTGGAATTAAACATGAATTGGAACACGCACCTGGCGTTATTTTGCAAGATGATCCAGAAAGTCAATTATATCCAACTGCATTAACATCTGTTGGGAAAAAAGAAACCTTTGTTGGTCGTCTACGTAAAGATTTAGATGAGGAACTGGGCTTCCATATGTGGGTTGTTTCAGACAATCTTTTAAAAGGTGCAGCTTGGAATTCAGTTGAAATTGCTGAAAGCTTACACAAATTAGATTTGGTGCGTGTGCCTAAGTAA
- the dapA gene encoding 4-hydroxy-tetrahydrodipicolinate synthase, with product MEIQTAQIMTAMVTPFNEEGQVDFKQTAKLIDYLLNNGTEGLIVGGTTGESPTLTHDEKLELYRKTVEFVNGRVPIIAGTGSFNTADTITFTQEVAKIDGIDAALVVAPYYNRPNQEGLYQHFKAVAEASELPIMLYNVPSRTGVTIEVETTVRLSLLKNVIGVKECAGLEAMSGIIEGVNPEFLVYSGEDALAFPALCLGASGVISVASHVIGNEMLEMYRLVNNGVLEDAARIYRELLPKMASVFSVPSPAPVKAVLNHQGMNVGGVRLPLVECTKEEENKILNCLEIK from the coding sequence TTGGAAATTCAAACGGCACAAATTATGACGGCAATGGTGACTCCTTTTAACGAAGAGGGGCAAGTTGATTTTAAACAAACAGCCAAATTGATTGATTATTTATTGAATAATGGAACAGAAGGTTTAATTGTTGGAGGAACAACAGGTGAGTCACCAACGTTAACTCACGATGAAAAGCTAGAACTTTATCGTAAAACGGTTGAATTTGTCAATGGACGCGTTCCAATTATTGCTGGAACTGGGTCATTCAATACAGCAGATACCATTACGTTTACTCAAGAAGTTGCGAAAATTGATGGGATTGATGCAGCTTTAGTTGTAGCACCTTATTATAATCGTCCTAATCAAGAAGGGTTGTATCAACATTTTAAAGCAGTTGCTGAAGCCAGTGAGTTGCCAATCATGCTTTACAATGTACCGAGTCGTACAGGTGTGACTATTGAGGTTGAAACGACAGTACGTTTATCCTTATTGAAAAATGTCATTGGTGTGAAAGAATGTGCAGGTTTAGAAGCTATGAGTGGTATTATTGAAGGGGTCAATCCTGAATTTTTAGTTTATAGTGGAGAAGATGCGTTGGCATTTCCTGCATTGTGTTTAGGTGCGTCGGGTGTAATTTCAGTGGCTAGTCATGTGATTGGCAATGAAATGTTAGAAATGTATCGTTTAGTTAATAATGGTGTGTTAGAAGATGCAGCTCGTATTTATCGTGAATTGCTACCTAAAATGGCAAGCGTCTTTAGTGTTCCTTCACCAGCACCAGTTAAAGCTGTTTTAAATCATCAAGGAATGAACGTTGGCGGTGTTCGTTTGCCTTTAGTTGAGTGTACCAAAGAAGAAGAAAATAAGATTTTAAACTGTTTAGAAATAAAATAA
- a CDS encoding ribonuclease J produces MSDIKIIPLGGVRENGKNMYIVEVEEEIFVLDCGLMYPENDLLGIDVVIPDFSYLEANADRITGVFLTHGHADAIGALPYFLQKFNVPVFGTELTIALAKLFVKKDALVKDFKDYHVIDEQTEIDFGNAVVSFFKTTHTIPDSVGIALKTDEGSIVYTGDFKFDQSATPMYQSNFAKISDIGESNVLALLSDSAEAEGSVENASDLQVAAEVLDTFRNTDGRIIVACVASNIMRVQQVLDAAYKSNRKIFITGRDLEEIVKTAMKLNKIQLPSEDLIVSVKEIDKYADEEIVVLETGNLGEPIKSLQKMAIGKHRQVNIKDGDLVYITTTTSTAMETTVAKTEDMIYRAGGTVKQISTNLKASGHGTGKDLQLMINLLKPTYFIPVQGEYRRLAAHADLAHEVGISRKNIFIPGKGDVMEYTKGRMRMAGQVDAGNTMIDGIGVGDIGNIVLRDRKLLSEDGIFVAVVTISRKQGKIISGPDITTRGFVYVRANEDLIKTSNEIIRKVVEENLSRKEFEWSRLKQEIRESLSKYLFDKTRRRPVILPIIMESSFRNTKRNKEN; encoded by the coding sequence ATGAGCGACATTAAAATTATCCCTTTGGGTGGTGTGCGTGAGAATGGAAAGAACATGTACATTGTTGAAGTGGAAGAAGAAATATTTGTCTTAGACTGTGGGCTTATGTATCCAGAAAATGACTTGTTAGGAATTGATGTTGTCATTCCTGATTTTAGTTATTTAGAGGCAAATGCAGATCGAATTACTGGAGTGTTCTTAACTCACGGTCATGCAGATGCAATTGGTGCATTGCCATACTTTTTACAAAAGTTCAACGTACCCGTTTTTGGAACAGAGTTAACCATTGCGTTAGCGAAGTTATTTGTAAAAAAAGATGCTTTAGTCAAAGATTTTAAAGATTATCATGTGATTGATGAGCAAACTGAAATTGATTTTGGAAACGCAGTTGTTAGTTTCTTTAAAACAACTCATACGATTCCAGATTCTGTTGGGATTGCTCTTAAAACCGACGAAGGCAGTATTGTCTATACAGGTGATTTTAAGTTTGATCAAAGTGCAACGCCAATGTATCAATCGAATTTTGCTAAGATTAGTGATATCGGTGAAAGCAATGTATTAGCATTATTAAGTGATTCAGCGGAGGCAGAAGGTTCTGTTGAGAATGCCAGTGATTTACAAGTTGCTGCTGAAGTTTTAGATACATTTAGAAACACAGATGGACGAATTATTGTAGCTTGTGTGGCAAGTAATATTATGCGTGTTCAACAAGTTTTAGATGCGGCGTATAAATCAAACCGTAAGATTTTTATTACTGGACGTGATTTAGAAGAGATTGTTAAAACAGCTATGAAATTAAATAAAATTCAATTGCCAAGCGAGGACTTAATTGTTTCTGTTAAAGAAATTGATAAGTATGCAGATGAAGAAATTGTTGTTTTAGAAACAGGAAATCTTGGGGAACCAATTAAGAGTCTACAAAAAATGGCGATTGGCAAACACCGTCAAGTTAATATTAAAGATGGCGATTTAGTTTATATTACAACCACAACTTCAACAGCAATGGAAACAACTGTAGCAAAAACCGAAGATATGATTTATCGTGCTGGCGGAACAGTTAAACAAATTTCAACAAATCTAAAAGCCTCTGGTCATGGAACGGGTAAAGATCTACAATTAATGATTAATTTATTAAAACCAACTTACTTTATTCCGGTTCAAGGAGAATATCGTCGTTTGGCAGCCCATGCTGATTTAGCTCATGAAGTAGGGATTTCACGTAAAAACATCTTTATTCCTGGTAAAGGAGATGTGATGGAGTATACAAAAGGTAGAATGCGGATGGCTGGTCAAGTTGATGCGGGCAATACAATGATTGACGGTATTGGCGTTGGAGATATTGGAAACATTGTTTTACGCGATCGTAAACTTTTATCTGAAGATGGAATTTTTGTAGCGGTTGTTACGATTAGTCGTAAGCAAGGGAAAATCATTTCAGGTCCAGATATTACAACTCGTGGTTTTGTCTATGTTCGTGCAAATGAAGATTTAATCAAAACCAGCAACGAGATCATTCGTAAAGTTGTTGAAGAGAACTTAAGCCGTAAAGAATTTGAATGGAGTCGCTTAAAACAAGAGATTCGTGAATCATTAAGTAAATATCTTTTTGATAAAACACGACGTCGCCCAGTGATTCTACCAATCATTATGGAGAGTAGTTTCCGTAATACAAAACGAAATAAAGAAAATTAA
- a CDS encoding glycine betaine ABC transporter substrate-binding protein — MKKLNLCLLVGGLSLFLASCASILQPYDAKTPLGEQINYTITGIDAGAGIMTGAEKAIDLYDLSKDNWQLQPSSTAAMTSTLDKAIKDKRPIVVTGWTPHWMFTKYDLKFLDDPKGAFGKAENIHTIVRKDLKKEEPTAYTILDRFYWTPEEMADVMLQVNDGIDPEVAAKEWLKKNPDQLNKWTEGLEKVDGNSIKLTYVAWDSEIASTNVVALALQKMGYKTTIQAMEIQPMWASVATNAADAMVAAWLPNTAGIFYQDYKDDIEDLGVNLKGAKLGLVVPTYMENINSIEDLKTK; from the coding sequence ATGAAAAAGTTGAATTTATGCCTACTAGTTGGTGGCCTAAGCCTCTTTTTAGCTAGCTGTGCTTCCATACTACAGCCTTATGATGCTAAGACGCCATTAGGTGAACAAATTAATTATACAATTACTGGGATCGATGCAGGTGCCGGAATTATGACTGGTGCCGAAAAAGCCATTGATCTCTATGATTTAAGCAAAGACAATTGGCAGTTGCAGCCTAGTTCTACTGCTGCAATGACTAGTACGTTAGATAAAGCTATCAAAGATAAACGTCCAATTGTTGTAACTGGTTGGACACCTCACTGGATGTTTACAAAGTACGATTTAAAATTCCTAGATGACCCTAAAGGTGCTTTTGGAAAGGCAGAGAATATCCATACGATTGTTCGGAAGGATTTGAAAAAAGAAGAACCCACTGCCTATACCATTTTAGACCGTTTTTACTGGACTCCTGAAGAAATGGCAGATGTCATGTTACAAGTGAATGATGGTATTGATCCTGAAGTAGCTGCTAAAGAGTGGCTAAAAAAGAATCCTGACCAATTAAATAAATGGACAGAAGGATTAGAAAAAGTTGACGGAAACTCTATCAAGTTAACTTATGTTGCCTGGGATTCAGAAATTGCTTCAACGAATGTTGTCGCCTTAGCACTACAAAAAATGGGCTATAAGACTACCATTCAAGCAATGGAAATCCAACCAATGTGGGCCTCTGTTGCCACAAATGCAGCTGACGCTATGGTTGCAGCTTGGTTACCAAATACTGCCGGTATCTTCTATCAAGACTACAAAGATGATATTGAAGATTTAGGCGTTAACCTTAAAGGCGCTAAATTAGGTTTAGTCGTCCCAACTTATATGGAAAATATTAACTCAATTGAAGATTTAAAAACTAAATAA
- a CDS encoding ABC transporter permease produces the protein MLNIPKLPIANWIDQLVDGLTQFEGFFNVVSVIIASIAGAFQWIFDSLPIWLFILLVAAGIYFINRNGKKWGLVAFSLVGLLFIWNLGFWRDMTQTLTLVLTSSLIALIIGVPLGIWMSKSRWAEKIIRPILDFMQTMPAFVYLIPAVAFFGIGMVPGVVASVIFSMPPTVRMTNLGIREVPTELDEAADSFGSTAWQKLFKVELPLAKSTIMAGINQSMMLSLSMVVIASMIGTMGLGTKVYFAVGRNDAGNGFAAGLAIVIVAIVLDRVTQAFTKDKRSK, from the coding sequence ATGCTTAACATTCCAAAATTACCAATCGCTAATTGGATTGATCAATTAGTTGACGGTTTAACACAATTTGAAGGATTTTTTAACGTTGTTTCAGTAATTATCGCTAGTATTGCCGGAGCATTCCAATGGATTTTTGATAGCCTACCGATTTGGTTATTTATCCTACTTGTTGCGGCTGGTATTTACTTTATTAATCGCAATGGAAAAAAATGGGGGTTAGTCGCCTTTAGTTTAGTTGGTCTACTCTTTATTTGGAATTTAGGTTTTTGGCGTGATATGACCCAAACCTTAACCTTAGTTTTAACAAGCAGCTTGATTGCACTAATTATTGGTGTCCCACTTGGAATTTGGATGTCTAAAAGTCGTTGGGCTGAAAAAATTATTCGTCCAATCTTAGACTTTATGCAAACAATGCCAGCCTTTGTCTATCTAATCCCTGCTGTTGCCTTTTTCGGCATTGGAATGGTTCCTGGTGTTGTTGCATCAGTTATCTTCTCTATGCCACCAACAGTCCGAATGACGAACTTAGGAATTCGTGAAGTACCTACAGAGTTGGATGAAGCCGCTGATTCTTTTGGATCCACTGCTTGGCAAAAGCTATTTAAAGTCGAATTGCCCTTAGCAAAATCAACAATTATGGCTGGAATTAACCAAAGTATGATGTTATCACTTTCAATGGTCGTTATTGCATCAATGATTGGTACAATGGGCTTAGGAACAAAAGTCTATTTTGCCGTTGGCCGTAATGATGCTGGAAATGGTTTTGCGGCTGGTTTAGCTATTGTAATTGTAGCTATTGTGTTAGACCGTGTCACACAAGCCTTTACCAAAGATAAACGAAGCAAATAG
- a CDS encoding quaternary amine ABC transporter ATP-binding protein — MSKIRVENLTKVFGKKSTKALAMLQDNKSKKEILKETGATIGVDNVSFSVEEGEIFVIMGLSGSGKSTLIRLLNRLIEPTSGDIYLDDQDLVKMDKKSLRETRRKSMSMVFQNFGLFPNRTILQNAEYGLEIQKVDKTERAQKANEALDLVGLNGYGDQYPDQLSGGMQQRVGLARALANNPDILLMDEAFSALDPLNRKDMQNQLLDLQSNVQKTIIFITHDLNEALRIGDRIMIMRDGAVVQSGTPEEILTTPENEYVEKFIEDVDRSKVLTAANVMIPPATVSLEKSGPRVALKRMRDENLSSLFVVNRSNELVGIVHANEVLEAIKEKENSLEKIVHHDLLTTELDVPVGDLLDAVSTMHVPIAVVENKKLRGIIIRGSVLAALAGNEVEQDA, encoded by the coding sequence TTGTCAAAAATTAGAGTCGAAAATTTAACCAAAGTTTTCGGAAAAAAGAGTACGAAAGCATTAGCCATGCTACAGGACAATAAGTCCAAGAAAGAAATTTTAAAAGAAACAGGTGCCACAATCGGAGTGGACAATGTTAGCTTCTCTGTTGAAGAAGGAGAAATATTTGTCATTATGGGGCTATCTGGTAGCGGAAAATCAACTTTAATTCGCTTACTGAATCGCTTGATTGAACCCACTTCTGGTGATATTTATTTAGACGATCAAGATTTAGTCAAAATGGATAAAAAAAGCTTACGAGAAACTAGACGTAAAAGTATGAGTATGGTCTTTCAAAATTTTGGTTTGTTCCCTAATCGTACTATTTTGCAAAATGCCGAATATGGTCTAGAAATTCAAAAAGTAGATAAAACCGAACGTGCCCAAAAAGCCAATGAAGCTTTAGACTTAGTTGGATTAAATGGTTACGGCGATCAATATCCCGACCAATTATCTGGTGGAATGCAGCAACGTGTTGGGTTAGCTAGAGCTTTAGCCAACAATCCCGATATCCTTTTAATGGATGAAGCTTTTTCAGCTTTAGATCCATTGAACCGTAAAGACATGCAAAACCAATTGTTAGATTTACAAAGTAATGTTCAAAAAACCATTATTTTCATTACTCATGATTTAAATGAAGCCTTAAGAATTGGTGATCGCATCATGATTATGCGCGATGGCGCTGTTGTTCAATCTGGTACACCAGAAGAAATTTTAACGACTCCAGAAAATGAGTATGTTGAGAAATTTATTGAAGATGTAGATCGTTCAAAGGTTTTAACGGCTGCTAATGTTATGATTCCACCAGCAACCGTTTCGCTTGAAAAAAGTGGCCCTCGTGTAGCTTTAAAACGCATGAGAGATGAAAACTTATCTAGTTTATTTGTTGTCAATCGTTCAAATGAATTAGTGGGTATTGTTCATGCCAATGAAGTTCTGGAAGCTATTAAAGAAAAAGAAAATTCATTAGAAAAAATTGTGCATCATGATCTTCTAACTACAGAACTGGATGTTCCTGTTGGTGACTTACTTGATGCTGTTTCAACAATGCATGTTCCAATTGCCGTTGTTGAAAATAAAAAATTGCGTGGCATTATTATACGTGGTTCTGTATTAGCTGCCTTAGCAGGAAACGAGGTGGAACAAGATGCTTAA
- a CDS encoding HD domain-containing protein, translating into MNNVEKEIVKKTEKYVFDALIDEPSGHDWWHILRVVNSTKKIAGIEQEIQNVNLFICEMAALLHDIADEKLNENAVAGEQKVKDWLKEVDVNEADQAAILTIILNMSYKGGTNKVRLKTIEGKIVQDADRLDALGAVGIARTFTYSGLHERPIHDPRREKVREHLTLEEYRSGNDTAIMHFYEKLLKLKDLMQTKTGAQLALQRHQYMAAFLAEFYDEWEGKC; encoded by the coding sequence ATGAATAATGTGGAAAAAGAAATTGTAAAAAAAACAGAAAAATATGTTTTTGATGCGTTAATAGATGAACCAAGTGGTCATGATTGGTGGCACATTTTACGAGTAGTAAATTCCACGAAAAAAATTGCCGGAATTGAGCAAGAGATACAGAATGTGAATCTATTTATTTGCGAGATGGCAGCTTTGTTACATGATATTGCTGATGAAAAGTTAAACGAAAATGCAGTGGCAGGAGAGCAAAAAGTCAAAGATTGGCTGAAGGAAGTCGATGTAAATGAGGCAGATCAAGCTGCTATTTTAACGATTATTTTAAATATGTCTTATAAAGGTGGCACCAATAAAGTTCGGTTAAAAACGATTGAAGGGAAAATTGTACAGGATGCAGACCGTCTTGATGCACTTGGAGCAGTGGGAATTGCTAGAACATTTACTTATTCAGGACTTCATGAACGCCCGATACATGATCCACGTCGTGAAAAAGTACGTGAGCATTTGACTTTGGAAGAATATCGTTCTGGAAATGATACAGCAATTATGCATTTCTATGAAAAATTATTGAAGCTAAAAGATTTGATGCAAACAAAAACAGGAGCTCAATTGGCATTACAACGTCATCAGTATATGGCAGCTTTTTTGGCCGAATTTTATGATGAGTGGGAAGGCAAATGCTAA
- a CDS encoding GNAT family N-acetyltransferase — translation MNQLFLREAVVADGSLLEQYVLEDTQFTSLPMDAMTNSLYEIEKHPILILEKESLVGFFILQVGIGVNVYTEDQNAVLLRAYSIDDRFQGKGYGKRSLEILPAYIQEQFPMSKKVILAVNHGNISAQMLYLKADFYDTKRRIHGEKGTQFIFERFIE, via the coding sequence ATGAATCAGCTTTTTTTGAGAGAAGCCGTTGTTGCCGATGGTTCCCTATTGGAACAATATGTCTTAGAAGATACGCAATTCACCTCTTTGCCAATGGATGCCATGACAAATAGCCTTTATGAAATTGAAAAACACCCAATTTTAATTTTGGAAAAAGAGTCACTTGTTGGATTTTTTATTTTACAAGTCGGAATTGGAGTCAACGTGTACACAGAAGATCAAAATGCAGTGCTTTTACGAGCCTATTCAATTGATGATCGTTTTCAAGGGAAAGGCTACGGCAAGCGGTCATTAGAAATCTTACCAGCCTATATCCAAGAGCAATTCCCAATGAGTAAAAAAGTCATTTTAGCTGTAAATCATGGCAATATCAGTGCTCAAATGTTGTATTTAAAAGCCGATTTTTATGATACGAAACGTCGAATTCATGGCGAAAAAGGGACTCAATTTATTTTTGAACGGTTTATTGAATAA